Proteins encoded by one window of Salvia splendens isolate huo1 chromosome 14, SspV2, whole genome shotgun sequence:
- the LOC121766064 gene encoding interferon-related developmental regulator 1-like isoform X2, with translation MGRRKSPKKNSAMLDSDDLDSLSLSSPTKHFDNVMYPGVEEVLVDRESLLDQYLDALYEKRGSTRENALASTIEVFNNSIQHEFTERKFATLLHQCLNSIKKGSPKEVALACHVIGLLALTAGSGEKAREIFEESVSPISEALKSTFETSIILSLLACLAVITFVGGEEAEHAEKSMQIMWQVAHPKLGSNVVAAKPPAAVISMVVTAWSFLLTTVDERALNPRSWQDSLSFLSTLLEKNDRSVRIAAGEALALIFEMGSLEKFCGESKVSGHHTCIEGDGSRKIMFVNGLKTKVINQMKDLSAEAGGRGSAKKDLNNQRNKFHDVVDFLENGPAPETSTKIGHELLHTRSWSQMIQLNFLKHFLAGGFVKHMHENPFLHDVFDFTPEIKLDHQLSAVEKRMYKSPNSALNKARTQFLNKQRMISKEKHDGYYAVGLVDA, from the exons ATGGGGAGAA GAAAATCTCCAAAAAAGAATTCTGCAATGCTGGATTCCGATGATCTAGATAGCTTGAGCTTGTCATCACCTACTAAGCACTTCGACAATGTAATGTACCCTGGCGTGGAGGAAGTGCTGGTTGATCGAGAGTCTTTGCTTGATCAATACTTGGATGCTTTATATGAGAAAAG AGGTTCTACTAGAGAAAATGCTTTGGCGTCAACTATTGAAGTCTTCAACAATAGCATACAACACGAGTTCACTGAACGCAA GTTTGCTACATTGTTGCATCAGTGCTTAAATTCAATCAAGAAGGGTTCTCCGAAGGAGGTTGCCTTGGCATGTCACGTGATAG GGCTTCTAGCACTTACTGCTGGTTCCGGGGAGAAAGCACGAGAAATCTTTGAAGAATCGGTCTCTCCAATATCAGAAGCTCTTAAATCAACATTTGAAACATCTATAATATTATCA TTGCTTGCATGTTTGGCTGTTATTACTTTTGTTGGTGGAGAAGAAGCAGAGCATGCAGAGAAATCGATGCAAATAATGTGGCAAGTAGCTCATCCGAAATTGGGTTCCAAT GTTGTTGCTGCTAAACCTCCAGCAGCTGTGATAAGTATGGTGGTCACCGCATGGTCGTTTCTTCTTACCACAGTGGATGAAAGGGCACTCAACCCTAGAAGCTGGCAAGA TTCACTGTCCTTCCTTTCCACTCTACTGGAGAAGAACGACAGGTCAGTTCGCATTGCTGCTGGTGAAGCACTTGCATTAATCTTCGAGATGGGGAGCCTGGAGAAGTTCTGTGGGGAGTCGAAAGTCTCTGGTCATCATACTTGTATTGAAGGGGACGGTTCTCGGAAAATAATGTTCGTAAATGGATTAAAGACTAAAGTCATTAACCAAATGAAAGATCTCTCCGCTGAGGCAGGTGGTAGAGGTTCCGCCAAGAAAGATCTGAATAACCAGAGGAACAAATTTCATGATGTTGTGGATTTTCTAGAG AATGGTCCCGCCCCAGAAACCTCGACAAAGATCGGCCATGAATTATTACATACAAGGTCATGGTCTCAAATGATACAG CTGAACTTCCTCAAGCATTTTCTTGCTGGTGGATTTGTTAAGCACATGCAT GAGAATCCGTTTCTTCATGATGTATTTGATTTCACTCCAGAGATAaagcttgatcaccaattgtcTGCAGTTGAAAAG AGGATGTACAAGTCACCTAACTCGGCTCTCAACAAGGCTCGGACACAGTTTCTTAACAAGCAGCGAATGATATCCAAG GAGAAGCATGATGGCTACTATGCGGTTGGTCTCGTCGATGCTTGA
- the LOC121766064 gene encoding interferon-related developmental regulator 1-like isoform X1, with product MCMNTLGKSPKKNSAMLDSDDLDSLSLSSPTKHFDNVMYPGVEEVLVDRESLLDQYLDALYEKRGSTRENALASTIEVFNNSIQHEFTERKFATLLHQCLNSIKKGSPKEVALACHVIGLLALTAGSGEKAREIFEESVSPISEALKSTFETSIILSLLACLAVITFVGGEEAEHAEKSMQIMWQVAHPKLGSNVVAAKPPAAVISMVVTAWSFLLTTVDERALNPRSWQDSLSFLSTLLEKNDRSVRIAAGEALALIFEMGSLEKFCGESKVSGHHTCIEGDGSRKIMFVNGLKTKVINQMKDLSAEAGGRGSAKKDLNNQRNKFHDVVDFLENGPAPETSTKIGHELLHTRSWSQMIQLNFLKHFLAGGFVKHMHENPFLHDVFDFTPEIKLDHQLSAVEKRMYKSPNSALNKARTQFLNKQRMISKEKHDGYYAVGLVDA from the exons ATGTGCATGAACACATTAGGAAAATCTCCAAAAAAGAATTCTGCAATGCTGGATTCCGATGATCTAGATAGCTTGAGCTTGTCATCACCTACTAAGCACTTCGACAATGTAATGTACCCTGGCGTGGAGGAAGTGCTGGTTGATCGAGAGTCTTTGCTTGATCAATACTTGGATGCTTTATATGAGAAAAG AGGTTCTACTAGAGAAAATGCTTTGGCGTCAACTATTGAAGTCTTCAACAATAGCATACAACACGAGTTCACTGAACGCAA GTTTGCTACATTGTTGCATCAGTGCTTAAATTCAATCAAGAAGGGTTCTCCGAAGGAGGTTGCCTTGGCATGTCACGTGATAG GGCTTCTAGCACTTACTGCTGGTTCCGGGGAGAAAGCACGAGAAATCTTTGAAGAATCGGTCTCTCCAATATCAGAAGCTCTTAAATCAACATTTGAAACATCTATAATATTATCA TTGCTTGCATGTTTGGCTGTTATTACTTTTGTTGGTGGAGAAGAAGCAGAGCATGCAGAGAAATCGATGCAAATAATGTGGCAAGTAGCTCATCCGAAATTGGGTTCCAAT GTTGTTGCTGCTAAACCTCCAGCAGCTGTGATAAGTATGGTGGTCACCGCATGGTCGTTTCTTCTTACCACAGTGGATGAAAGGGCACTCAACCCTAGAAGCTGGCAAGA TTCACTGTCCTTCCTTTCCACTCTACTGGAGAAGAACGACAGGTCAGTTCGCATTGCTGCTGGTGAAGCACTTGCATTAATCTTCGAGATGGGGAGCCTGGAGAAGTTCTGTGGGGAGTCGAAAGTCTCTGGTCATCATACTTGTATTGAAGGGGACGGTTCTCGGAAAATAATGTTCGTAAATGGATTAAAGACTAAAGTCATTAACCAAATGAAAGATCTCTCCGCTGAGGCAGGTGGTAGAGGTTCCGCCAAGAAAGATCTGAATAACCAGAGGAACAAATTTCATGATGTTGTGGATTTTCTAGAG AATGGTCCCGCCCCAGAAACCTCGACAAAGATCGGCCATGAATTATTACATACAAGGTCATGGTCTCAAATGATACAG CTGAACTTCCTCAAGCATTTTCTTGCTGGTGGATTTGTTAAGCACATGCAT GAGAATCCGTTTCTTCATGATGTATTTGATTTCACTCCAGAGATAaagcttgatcaccaattgtcTGCAGTTGAAAAG AGGATGTACAAGTCACCTAACTCGGCTCTCAACAAGGCTCGGACACAGTTTCTTAACAAGCAGCGAATGATATCCAAG GAGAAGCATGATGGCTACTATGCGGTTGGTCTCGTCGATGCTTGA